Proteins encoded in a region of the Streptomyces sp. NBC_01471 genome:
- a CDS encoding tyrosine-type recombinase/integrase: MTRRPGTELAGSANLELLPGALHFRPQDTVWEAMLSGWRSQQQARNLKKGTYEPREKLVRAFQAYSNEYPWLWTPAHMDEWSANLTTEKGLAPSTVRGYQGTVRLFSEYLIDRRYDWALACDGQFGTYPVAICHEWNTIPHLQDYEGDPEARPFAREELQLFLDFADDQVGRALRSGRKGALAAYRDATLFKVIYGWGLRRTETSKLDLVDFGRNPKVPQFGRYGTLNVRYGKAKKGQPPRRRNVLSVMDWAVESVEDYIVNVRSRFGFPDQPALWVTERGGRLRPGSINDRFEEYRDALGLPKELTPHSLRHSYVTHLTEDGVDRMFIQQQVGHECDSSLAIYTHVSNDFMNTSLQNALAPAFTGV; encoded by the coding sequence ATGACGCGACGACCAGGTACAGAGTTAGCCGGATCTGCCAATCTGGAGCTCCTGCCCGGGGCTCTGCACTTCCGGCCGCAGGACACGGTGTGGGAAGCGATGCTGAGCGGCTGGAGGTCGCAGCAGCAGGCCCGCAACCTCAAGAAGGGGACCTACGAGCCGCGCGAGAAGCTGGTTCGCGCCTTCCAGGCATACTCGAATGAGTACCCGTGGCTCTGGACGCCGGCCCACATGGACGAGTGGTCGGCCAATCTGACGACGGAGAAGGGTCTCGCGCCTTCGACGGTGCGCGGTTACCAGGGCACGGTGCGGCTGTTCTCCGAGTACCTCATCGACCGCCGCTACGACTGGGCGCTGGCGTGCGACGGGCAGTTCGGGACGTACCCCGTGGCGATCTGCCACGAGTGGAACACGATCCCGCACCTACAGGACTACGAGGGCGATCCAGAGGCCCGACCGTTCGCGCGTGAGGAACTGCAGCTGTTCCTCGACTTCGCGGACGACCAGGTCGGCAGGGCGTTGCGCAGCGGTCGCAAGGGCGCGCTGGCCGCGTACCGGGATGCCACCTTGTTCAAGGTCATTTACGGGTGGGGGCTTCGCCGGACGGAGACGTCGAAGCTGGACCTGGTGGATTTCGGCAGGAACCCGAAGGTGCCGCAGTTCGGCCGGTACGGAACGCTCAACGTCCGCTACGGCAAAGCGAAGAAAGGCCAGCCGCCGCGTCGCCGGAACGTGTTGTCCGTCATGGATTGGGCCGTCGAGTCGGTCGAGGACTACATCGTGAACGTCCGGTCCCGCTTCGGCTTCCCGGACCAGCCCGCGCTGTGGGTCACCGAGCGTGGCGGCAGGCTCAGACCGGGCTCCATCAACGACCGGTTCGAGGAGTACCGCGATGCCCTGGGGCTGCCGAAGGAGCTGACCCCGCACTCGCTGAGGCACAGCTACGTCACGCACCTGACCGAGGACGGGGTGGACCGGATGTTCATTCAGCAGCAAGTTGGCCACGAGTGCGACAGCTCTCTGGCCATCTACACGCACGTCAGCAACGACTTCATGAACACTTCTCTCCAGAATGCCCTGGCTCCGGCCTTCACCGGGGTGTGA
- a CDS encoding 2'-5' RNA ligase family protein, whose amino-acid sequence MRDFWETHHWPEGERRAHWHLLFEDQPAVHDFARAHAGLLAQHAELSPVPVEWLHATLQSVGPLTAETAAAVADAARLALVGIEPFEIEIGPAQAIHNGVVPAIYPEDRISELYWALRRATESVVGADTMPKAPERFWPHLSLAYSKPRELHQTGAFALVA is encoded by the coding sequence ATGCGGGACTTCTGGGAGACCCACCACTGGCCCGAGGGGGAACGGCGGGCGCACTGGCATCTGCTGTTCGAAGACCAGCCCGCCGTGCACGACTTCGCACGGGCCCATGCCGGCCTTCTGGCTCAGCACGCTGAGTTGAGCCCGGTACCAGTGGAGTGGCTGCACGCCACGCTCCAGTCGGTCGGTCCGCTGACGGCCGAGACGGCGGCCGCGGTAGCGGATGCCGCACGGCTGGCACTGGTCGGGATCGAGCCGTTCGAGATCGAGATCGGACCGGCACAGGCGATCCACAACGGCGTCGTGCCGGCGATCTACCCCGAGGACCGGATCTCGGAGCTGTACTGGGCGCTGCGGCGCGCGACCGAAAGCGTGGTCGGCGCGGACACAATGCCCAAGGCCCCCGAGCGGTTCTGGCCGCATCTGAGCCTGGCCTACAGCAAGCCTCGGGAGTTGCATCAGACGGGCGCGTTCGCGCTGGTCGCCTGA
- a CDS encoding endonuclease/exonuclease/phosphatase family protein, protein MRTIRLANLNAYKLGRDTIDTASWKARVTAIGEIAPDILALQEVIVDETRPSEEWATEASTVIQQLAAETGLSATTLRADGTPGPTAMANNLARGWYTALLWNPSTVKPVAGGFRPYGAPDFWHGFTTVRFDIGSAEPVTVASYHGDPFRGNWRRDEAFRIKSAFRTTGGAKPGLALGDFNALSAANVDGPEGEQYYDPEPYLDHDHDDLEYQLLEGTIGNTQLADRRQSEVLLRRGFMVDAAAHLGVPWQATVGHWEDGQGDPDPWGARRIDLVYATRPVVPALVSYSTHTSPAAREASDHLPVICEIDPSKISMEA, encoded by the coding sequence GTGCGGACCATACGTCTTGCCAACCTCAACGCCTACAAGCTCGGCCGCGACACGATCGACACCGCGTCGTGGAAGGCGCGCGTGACCGCGATCGGCGAGATCGCCCCGGACATCCTGGCCCTCCAGGAGGTGATCGTCGACGAGACCCGGCCGTCCGAAGAGTGGGCGACCGAGGCATCGACGGTCATCCAGCAGCTCGCCGCCGAGACCGGGCTGAGCGCGACCACCCTGCGCGCCGATGGCACGCCGGGCCCCACCGCGATGGCCAACAACCTGGCGCGCGGCTGGTACACGGCACTCCTGTGGAACCCCAGCACCGTCAAGCCGGTCGCAGGAGGCTTCCGCCCGTACGGCGCCCCGGACTTCTGGCACGGCTTCACCACGGTGCGCTTCGACATCGGGTCCGCCGAGCCGGTCACGGTCGCCTCGTACCACGGCGATCCGTTCCGCGGGAACTGGCGCCGGGACGAGGCGTTCCGCATCAAGAGCGCCTTCCGCACCACCGGCGGCGCCAAGCCCGGCCTGGCGCTGGGGGACTTCAACGCCCTGTCCGCCGCGAACGTCGACGGGCCGGAGGGCGAGCAGTACTACGATCCCGAGCCCTACCTCGACCATGACCACGACGACCTCGAGTACCAGCTGTTGGAGGGGACGATCGGTAACACGCAGCTGGCCGACCGCCGCCAGAGCGAGGTCCTCCTGCGGCGCGGGTTCATGGTCGACGCAGCCGCCCATCTCGGGGTGCCGTGGCAGGCGACGGTCGGGCACTGGGAGGACGGGCAGGGTGATCCCGACCCGTGGGGTGCGCGCCGTATCGACCTGGTGTACGCCACCCGGCCCGTCGTTCCGGCCCTGGTCAGCTACAGCACGCACACGAGCCCGGCCGCGAGGGAAGCCTCGGATCACCTGCCGGTGATCTGCGAGATCGACCCGTCCAAGATCTCCATGGAGGCGTGA
- a CDS encoding NUDIX domain-containing protein produces MNTEHETAPALPEQPQMPEAEYARSRNAVWMSVAALFTDPLGRVLLVKPTYREQWLLPGGGAEPGESPAQAWVREIREELGMERTPGRLLAVHWLPPDHPNIESGMTVPGEARYILDGGTLTEEEMAALRVPADELLGFEFVDSTQARERMIPVDGQIMLAALRARLSGTTAHLESGRHVGEVPPLDRHDVYVRPRAGRTWPWHAEPVPEGLPVMQSWGWLFVPDGRVILVVDPGNRLPALPGGTVETTDASPEETLRREAIEEAQVTIGHDIVRLGWVHDATGEVYGGIGPCARLRLAAPVTGVGPAGVDPATGRVFARLLATPDQAAALLGWGESGYQQAELAARWAHERWGIPRAAAGPVTELRATRV; encoded by the coding sequence ATGAATACGGAGCACGAGACCGCCCCCGCCCTCCCTGAGCAACCGCAGATGCCGGAGGCTGAGTACGCCCGCTCCCGGAACGCGGTCTGGATGAGCGTCGCGGCCCTGTTCACCGACCCGCTCGGCCGCGTTCTGCTGGTCAAGCCCACCTACCGTGAGCAGTGGCTGCTGCCCGGCGGTGGCGCCGAGCCCGGGGAGAGCCCCGCGCAGGCGTGGGTGAGGGAGATCCGCGAGGAACTCGGTATGGAGCGGACGCCGGGTCGGCTTCTGGCCGTGCACTGGCTGCCCCCGGATCATCCGAACATCGAATCCGGCATGACCGTGCCCGGTGAGGCCCGGTACATCCTGGACGGCGGCACCCTCACCGAGGAGGAGATGGCGGCGCTGCGCGTGCCCGCCGACGAGTTGCTGGGATTCGAGTTCGTCGACTCCACGCAGGCCCGCGAACGGATGATCCCGGTCGACGGCCAGATCATGCTCGCCGCGCTGCGTGCCCGGCTGTCCGGCACGACCGCGCACTTGGAGAGCGGCCGGCACGTCGGTGAGGTCCCGCCGCTGGACCGCCACGACGTGTATGTCCGGCCCCGGGCCGGTCGCACGTGGCCCTGGCATGCGGAACCGGTGCCGGAGGGGTTACCGGTGATGCAGTCGTGGGGGTGGCTGTTCGTACCGGACGGCCGCGTGATCCTCGTCGTGGACCCCGGCAACCGGCTCCCCGCGCTGCCGGGAGGAACGGTCGAGACCACGGACGCCTCGCCCGAGGAGACGCTGCGGCGCGAGGCGATCGAAGAGGCTCAGGTAACGATCGGCCACGACATCGTCCGGCTCGGCTGGGTCCATGACGCGACGGGGGAGGTCTACGGGGGCATCGGGCCGTGCGCACGCCTCCGCCTGGCGGCCCCCGTCACAGGTGTCGGGCCGGCCGGGGTGGATCCGGCCACCGGCCGCGTCTTCGCTCGGTTGCTTGCCACCCCTGACCAGGCGGCCGCGCTCCTGGGCTGGGGCGAGAGCGGCTACCAGCAGGCCGAACTCGCCGCTCGCTGGGCGCATGAACGGTGGGGTATCCCCCGCGCGGCAGCGGGCCCGGTTACCGAACTCCGCGCGACGCGCGTATGA
- a CDS encoding GFA family protein gives MNPSLRMTTPASDDPALPPTADPVRPAPAPGAAAAGLEPERRTGHCQCGDIAYEVLGTPDDPHLCSCEHETRISGGPAVLWVGFHKDGLKWTGPGGEPTWFATYPTLKRGFCPRCGTHLVSVANGSDMVMVTGFSLDDRSGTDPVGHSFREEAVPWMNITLATDPCASQPAAP, from the coding sequence ATGAACCCCTCGCTCCGCATGACAACGCCCGCCTCTGATGACCCCGCTCTGCCACCTACGGCTGATCCGGTCCGGCCCGCGCCCGCTCCGGGTGCCGCGGCGGCAGGACTGGAACCGGAGCGCCGCACGGGACACTGCCAGTGCGGTGACATCGCATACGAGGTGCTCGGCACGCCGGACGACCCGCACCTGTGTTCCTGCGAACATGAAACCCGCATCTCCGGCGGCCCCGCCGTGCTCTGGGTCGGCTTCCACAAGGACGGACTGAAGTGGACCGGTCCCGGCGGTGAACCCACCTGGTTCGCGACCTACCCCACCCTCAAGCGGGGCTTCTGTCCGCGCTGCGGGACCCATCTCGTCTCCGTCGCCAACGGCTCGGACATGGTCATGGTGACCGGCTTCAGCCTCGACGACCGCAGCGGCACCGATCCCGTTGGGCACTCCTTCCGCGAGGAAGCCGTGCCGTGGATGAACATCACACTCGCCACTGATCCGTGTGCCTCGCAACCTGCCGCACCCTGA
- a CDS encoding NUDIX domain-containing protein, with protein sequence MTTTSVPGELPGTAMTYEAYGALRASAALWVGTSVLITNRLGQVLVQHVDYLDTCLLPGGAVDKGESPAHAAARELGEELGITAAPNQGLAVDWVAAGSTSAPAAMRFPGELLHVFDGGVWDDDRIGEIRLPPSEITAVEFVEPARLPELLSPADARRALSALRARINSAGTALLENGQPIAPGVLDRLGVLRTARPAYRYPWHPGPAPHDLTVTQVWGWLFAPDGRVLVLLEPATAVAILPGGTPEERDHDDPVATLRRETEEEAAARITNPLLLGHVTDPANQRGYLRYAAALTEIGPAQPDPATGHTYTRILATPEQAAELFDWGPATAHQLAAVHQARRQLGLPRAARQPVTELTDPITW encoded by the coding sequence ATGACGACCACATCCGTTCCCGGCGAGCTGCCCGGCACCGCCATGACCTACGAGGCGTACGGCGCTCTGCGCGCCTCGGCCGCCCTGTGGGTCGGGACGTCCGTGCTGATCACCAACCGGCTTGGGCAGGTCCTGGTCCAGCACGTCGACTATCTCGACACGTGTCTCCTGCCGGGTGGTGCCGTGGACAAGGGCGAGTCCCCCGCTCACGCCGCCGCCCGTGAACTGGGCGAGGAACTCGGGATCACTGCTGCCCCCAACCAGGGCCTGGCCGTCGACTGGGTCGCCGCCGGCAGCACCAGCGCGCCAGCGGCCATGCGATTTCCCGGCGAGCTCCTCCATGTCTTCGACGGCGGAGTCTGGGACGACGACCGGATCGGCGAAATCCGTCTACCGCCCAGCGAGATCACCGCGGTCGAGTTCGTCGAACCCGCACGGCTGCCCGAGCTGCTCTCCCCGGCCGACGCTCGACGCGCCCTGTCCGCGCTGCGGGCCCGGATCAACTCCGCCGGCACGGCACTCCTGGAGAACGGCCAACCCATCGCCCCCGGGGTCCTGGACCGCCTCGGCGTTCTGCGGACCGCCCGCCCGGCCTACCGCTACCCCTGGCACCCCGGACCGGCCCCGCACGACCTCACCGTCACGCAGGTGTGGGGCTGGCTGTTCGCGCCGGACGGACGCGTCCTGGTTCTCCTTGAACCCGCCACCGCAGTCGCCATCCTGCCTGGCGGCACACCCGAGGAGCGGGACCACGACGACCCTGTAGCCACCCTCCGCCGCGAGACCGAAGAAGAAGCAGCCGCCCGGATCACCAACCCGCTGCTCCTGGGACACGTCACCGACCCCGCCAACCAGCGCGGATACCTGCGCTACGCCGCCGCACTCACCGAAATCGGTCCCGCCCAGCCCGACCCGGCCACCGGCCACACCTACACCCGCATCCTGGCCACTCCCGAACAAGCCGCCGAACTCTTCGACTGGGGGCCGGCGACCGCACACCAACTCGCCGCGGTCCACCAGGCCCGCCGACAACTCGGTCTCCCCCGGGCCGCCCGCCAGCCCGTCACCGAACTCACCGACCCCATCACCTGGTAG
- a CDS encoding PIG-L deacetylase family protein, with the protein MSDSDELTPEKAASSAWPSLLGVFAHPDDESLLAGGVLAQHAAAHARTAVVTMTWAPDSPRAPELADALRALGAGPPRMLGYGDARNERAAPGRPRLVDAPLDEVVAALVQQIRSFRPDIVVTHDALGQLTGHPDHRRTHQAALLAVQDAGLAHLHPEAGEPWQPRAVYCATHPESGVGKLGPLLEAVGKAVLAVPDPYATTTVDVTPWLEQKWAAVLAHRGEVARERPLPGILARLPDEIRRGIIATEYFTRLATGPLPGAPHRLTA; encoded by the coding sequence GTGTCTGACTCCGACGAGCTGACCCCCGAGAAGGCGGCGTCCTCCGCCTGGCCGTCCCTGCTCGGCGTGTTCGCCCATCCTGACGACGAGAGCCTCCTCGCCGGCGGTGTCCTCGCCCAGCACGCCGCCGCGCACGCGCGCACCGCTGTCGTCACCATGACGTGGGCGCCCGACAGCCCGAGGGCTCCTGAACTCGCCGACGCCTTGCGGGCGCTCGGCGCGGGTCCCCCTCGCATGCTCGGATACGGCGATGCCCGCAACGAGCGGGCGGCTCCCGGCCGTCCCCGGCTCGTCGACGCACCGCTCGACGAGGTGGTCGCCGCCCTGGTCCAGCAGATCCGCTCGTTTCGCCCCGACATCGTGGTCACGCACGACGCCCTGGGCCAGCTGACCGGTCACCCGGACCACCGCCGCACCCACCAGGCCGCTCTCCTCGCCGTTCAGGACGCGGGGCTCGCACACCTTCACCCCGAGGCAGGTGAGCCCTGGCAACCGCGCGCCGTGTACTGCGCCACGCACCCCGAGTCCGGTGTCGGCAAGCTCGGGCCGCTTCTGGAGGCCGTCGGCAAAGCCGTGCTCGCGGTGCCGGACCCGTACGCCACCACCACCGTCGACGTCACCCCGTGGCTGGAGCAGAAGTGGGCAGCGGTACTCGCGCACCGAGGGGAGGTTGCCCGCGAACGGCCGCTGCCCGGCATCCTCGCCCGCCTGCCCGATGAGATTCGGCGCGGCATCATCGCGACCGAGTACTTCACCCGGCTCGCGACCGGGCCACTCCCCGGCGCTCCCCATCGGCTCACTGCCTGA
- the fxlM gene encoding methyltransferase, FxLD system yields MGTIRTDWSKHYTQGRGFRRLGNEEKTLLVEHAPAPEGGRALDVGCGTGEMSVYLASLGYEVDALDAVDAALARARTDHPDAKVRWLRLDIERDDPAPLDDTRYDLVVFRMSVAFVNDRTRVLHALGRRLREGGTMLVITPLAASTSAEKRHIALDEDEVSALTCGWTSVQRIAVGETAALVLRGPCADTVAMERSVPATGYAVAGALAVVTDEHGRVLLGWSKRGMWEIPGGKIEGAEPLDGAGVRELAEETGLHATGATVVTILTDAAQGVPRLTAVIRIAGFTGTLTTAEPHKFTRWEWHDLHGLACLGPVFTPSAQALNAVWPGVIPGLPPVHSYPTATEPATVPGEPAEALRLRHRMADAVIAGGWAPSIVVQKALRTVPRHRFAPETDLKTVYDDDLAVVTRRDENGRATSSVSAAWLQADMAEQLQLKAGATVLEVGSGGYNAELLAHVLGERGRVVTVDVDRYVVQRTQRLCAEAGSGRVTAVLGDGGLGAPGHVPADGFDGIMITHNASDIAPAWREQLAEGARLVVPLEMGGYTRSLTLVRRGDVLHCEHWTYCGFVRDRGAAARTAPAVPLADGKVTVRWEDGTPGDTAGLDEALRGPRHERSTGLVVQGIFNFETLQVYAATTLAGFCRLSAPEGSTLVEQQDAAAILADGSLAYLTYRKVKDAPEPADRMTEFFIHAYGPAAEEVAERFAECVRVWDREVRESGYPPMTVHPAATPDDQLPPGDVLEKPSARLVLQWPGRTPADALSLSTAGGTACLTPTS; encoded by the coding sequence GTGGGAACCATCCGGACCGACTGGTCCAAGCACTACACCCAGGGGCGAGGCTTCCGGCGGCTCGGGAACGAGGAGAAGACCCTGCTCGTCGAGCACGCACCGGCGCCCGAGGGCGGCCGCGCGCTCGACGTCGGCTGCGGAACGGGCGAGATGTCCGTCTACCTCGCCTCGCTCGGGTACGAGGTGGACGCCCTCGATGCGGTTGACGCCGCGCTCGCGCGGGCCCGCACGGACCACCCCGACGCGAAGGTGCGCTGGCTACGCCTGGACATCGAACGCGACGACCCAGCCCCACTGGACGACACCCGGTACGACCTGGTGGTCTTCCGGATGTCGGTGGCCTTCGTGAACGACCGCACCCGTGTCCTGCATGCTCTCGGACGCCGGCTGCGCGAGGGCGGCACCATGCTGGTCATCACCCCGCTGGCCGCGAGCACTTCCGCCGAGAAGCGGCACATCGCACTGGACGAGGATGAGGTCAGCGCCCTCACCTGCGGATGGACGAGCGTTCAGCGCATCGCCGTCGGCGAAACGGCGGCACTGGTCCTGCGCGGGCCGTGCGCGGACACGGTCGCCATGGAACGGTCCGTGCCGGCCACCGGCTACGCCGTTGCCGGGGCGCTGGCCGTCGTCACCGACGAGCACGGGCGCGTTCTGCTCGGCTGGTCAAAACGCGGCATGTGGGAAATTCCGGGCGGGAAGATCGAGGGCGCCGAGCCGCTGGACGGAGCCGGGGTGCGCGAGCTCGCCGAGGAGACCGGCCTGCACGCCACCGGCGCCACCGTGGTGACCATCCTCACCGACGCCGCCCAAGGTGTCCCGCGGCTGACCGCCGTGATCCGGATCGCCGGCTTCACCGGCACCCTCACCACCGCGGAGCCGCACAAGTTCACCCGCTGGGAATGGCACGACCTCCACGGTCTGGCATGTCTCGGCCCGGTGTTCACCCCGAGCGCCCAGGCGCTGAACGCCGTCTGGCCCGGCGTCATCCCCGGCCTGCCGCCAGTCCACTCCTATCCGACCGCCACCGAACCGGCTACAGTCCCCGGGGAGCCGGCCGAAGCCCTCCGGCTGCGCCACCGCATGGCAGATGCCGTCATCGCAGGCGGCTGGGCGCCCTCCATCGTTGTCCAAAAGGCGCTGCGCACGGTGCCGAGGCACCGGTTCGCGCCGGAGACGGACCTCAAGACCGTTTACGACGACGACCTGGCCGTCGTTACCCGCCGGGACGAGAACGGCCGGGCGACCAGCTCGGTCAGCGCCGCCTGGCTCCAGGCTGACATGGCCGAGCAACTCCAGCTGAAGGCCGGGGCGACCGTCCTCGAGGTCGGCTCCGGCGGATACAACGCGGAGCTCCTGGCGCACGTCCTGGGAGAGCGCGGCCGGGTGGTGACTGTGGATGTCGACCGGTACGTGGTGCAGCGAACACAACGGCTGTGTGCGGAGGCCGGCAGCGGCCGGGTCACCGCCGTCCTCGGCGACGGCGGACTCGGTGCGCCCGGCCACGTCCCGGCCGACGGCTTCGACGGGATCATGATCACGCACAATGCGTCCGACATCGCACCCGCATGGCGAGAGCAACTCGCCGAAGGGGCCCGGCTGGTCGTGCCACTGGAGATGGGCGGCTACACCCGTTCCCTCACCCTGGTCCGGCGCGGCGACGTGCTGCACTGCGAGCACTGGACGTACTGCGGGTTCGTACGCGACCGCGGCGCCGCCGCCCGTACCGCCCCGGCCGTCCCTCTGGCCGACGGCAAGGTCACGGTGCGGTGGGAGGACGGGACGCCCGGCGACACCGCCGGCCTCGACGAGGCTCTGCGCGGGCCCCGGCACGAGCGCTCCACGGGCCTCGTCGTACAGGGGATCTTCAACTTCGAGACGTTGCAGGTCTATGCCGCGACCACCCTGGCGGGGTTCTGCCGCCTGTCCGCGCCGGAAGGGTCCACGCTCGTGGAGCAGCAGGACGCGGCCGCGATCCTGGCGGATGGCTCGCTCGCCTACTTGACGTACCGGAAGGTCAAGGATGCTCCGGAGCCGGCCGACCGCATGACGGAGTTCTTCATCCACGCCTACGGCCCCGCAGCCGAAGAGGTGGCTGAGCGCTTCGCGGAGTGCGTGCGTGTCTGGGACCGCGAGGTGCGCGAGAGCGGCTACCCGCCGATGACCGTCCACCCGGCCGCAACGCCCGACGACCAGCTGCCGCCCGGCGACGTGCTCGAGAAGCCCAGCGCACGGCTTGTCCTCCAGTGGCCGGGGCGGACCCCCGCCGACGCACTGAGCCTCTCAACCGCAGGGGGGACAGCGTGTCTGACTCCGACGAGCTGA
- a CDS encoding M15 family metallopeptidase: MTTSSIVLMSDPRVAAIPVQERGEALLDARVHGLMVDDRKQDAAGAWAHIRRGVLTRLQQAQALLPGGVRLLFIEGYRPPSLQRRYFEEYSDELARANPDWHAAELREAASRFVSPPEIAPHSAGAAVDVTLIDHQGRELDMGTRVNASPEESDGACYTDAPGLSVRARTNRATLAGALSTAGLINYGTEWWHWSFGDRYWALQTQQPAALYGPVELP, translated from the coding sequence ATGACCACCAGCAGCATCGTCTTGATGTCCGACCCGCGGGTCGCCGCGATCCCCGTCCAAGAGCGCGGCGAGGCCCTCCTCGACGCCCGGGTGCACGGCTTGATGGTCGACGACCGCAAGCAGGACGCTGCGGGCGCCTGGGCCCACATCCGCCGGGGTGTGCTCACGCGGCTCCAGCAGGCGCAAGCGCTGCTACCCGGCGGTGTGCGGCTGCTGTTCATTGAGGGTTACCGGCCCCCGTCTCTGCAGCGCCGGTACTTCGAGGAGTACTCCGATGAGCTCGCGCGCGCCAACCCGGACTGGCACGCTGCCGAACTCCGGGAGGCAGCCAGCCGCTTCGTGTCGCCTCCGGAGATCGCGCCGCACTCCGCCGGCGCGGCCGTCGACGTGACCCTGATCGACCACCAGGGCCGCGAGCTGGACATGGGCACACGCGTCAACGCCTCCCCGGAGGAGTCCGACGGCGCCTGCTACACCGACGCCCCCGGCCTCAGTGTCCGGGCCCGCACGAACCGGGCCACCCTGGCCGGCGCGCTGTCCACCGCAGGCTTGATCAATTACGGGACCGAGTGGTGGCACTGGTCGTTCGGCGACCGGTACTGGGCGCTGCAGACCCAGCAGCCCGCCGCCCTCTACGGTCCCGTCGAACTGCCCTGA
- a CDS encoding GNAT family N-acetyltransferase, which yields MNADTAPTTAAEPRDADGRPPVRTATAADAEAITRMRSEHVLSAPFTEDWLRRCTDELAPRLTPGGDARAVVIDAPDGTMAACALGLIHPVLPAPAYPRGRAARVQLVATQPEFRRRGYARAVVSALLDHLADVEEVTLFELHTSPEAAPLYRELGFSGNPALMRMTRHHHLAGAVPGAQPESTWVPPQQYADALPRAAAYVCLYVTDEDDRPLQLHSVYSPGHPWHMIGGAMDLGERPWDAVVRECREETGMTAAGLPRLLATVYGQPRAQRPYSTLQLIFDGGRLTAERIRGITLNPREHDEARVLPLAEWEALMPTRDFTRLCAVEEARRTGVAAYVDTWGNA from the coding sequence GTGAACGCCGACACGGCACCCACTACCGCGGCCGAGCCGCGCGACGCCGACGGACGGCCGCCGGTCCGCACGGCAACCGCCGCTGACGCCGAGGCCATCACCCGGATGCGCTCCGAACATGTCCTGTCCGCACCGTTCACCGAGGACTGGCTCCGGCGGTGCACGGACGAGCTGGCGCCACGGCTCACGCCGGGGGGAGACGCCCGGGCCGTCGTCATCGACGCCCCGGACGGCACGATGGCCGCCTGCGCCCTCGGCCTGATCCACCCCGTGCTCCCAGCCCCGGCCTACCCCCGAGGCCGGGCCGCCCGCGTACAGCTCGTCGCCACCCAGCCCGAGTTCCGCCGCCGCGGCTACGCCCGGGCCGTCGTGTCCGCACTCCTGGACCACCTCGCCGACGTCGAGGAAGTGACGCTGTTCGAGCTGCACACCAGCCCGGAGGCCGCGCCCCTGTACCGGGAGCTCGGCTTCAGCGGCAACCCGGCACTGATGCGGATGACCCGCCACCACCATCTGGCCGGTGCCGTGCCCGGTGCGCAGCCGGAATCGACGTGGGTGCCGCCGCAGCAGTACGCCGACGCACTGCCCCGGGCGGCCGCGTACGTGTGCCTCTACGTCACCGACGAGGACGACCGGCCGCTCCAGCTGCACTCCGTCTACTCCCCCGGCCACCCCTGGCACATGATCGGCGGCGCGATGGACCTGGGCGAGCGGCCCTGGGACGCGGTGGTGCGCGAGTGCCGGGAAGAGACCGGCATGACCGCCGCAGGTCTGCCCCGGCTGCTGGCCACCGTGTACGGGCAGCCCCGGGCGCAGCGTCCGTACAGCACGCTGCAGCTGATCTTCGACGGCGGCCGCCTCACCGCTGAACGGATCCGGGGCATCACCCTCAACCCGCGCGAGCACGACGAGGCCCGCGTCCTGCCCCTGGCCGAGTGGGAGGCCTTGATGCCGACCCGCGATTTCACGCGGCTGTGCGCCGTGGAGGAGGCCCGCCGCACCGGCGTGGCCGCATACGTCGACACCTGGGGAAACGCATGA